One genomic window of Corallococcus caeni includes the following:
- a CDS encoding FHA domain-containing protein, with protein sequence MLVYNPGQPDELSFPLGDAPITIGRADDQGICIPHRSLSRQHARIEPADGRFFVTDLQSKNGTFVNGVQIRRKELRPGDTLTLGELVFLLTHEPPPSTVPGQAGAAAGASDEPRPQLTRALTRVPLKTLVQAVSDPERSAAEAASAATRARERMRILQEVAKLLSVTDDLEALPGKVLDLAFQILRVDRGVILLMDEGTGKLEPRVTKTAEGAAVRGPIYSQNIVDFVLRKSVAALFSDAVNDPRLGAAESVIFSSIRASMCVPLKPRDEVLGVLYVDNVSTPKSFSEDDLDFLVAFAGQAALALENARLYRRIEQETVQRMQLIMDAKLASLAAMVGGMAHELRNPLNFISNFAGLSVGLTEDLAAVMEPQRDRLTPDSVRDVDEALACLRTNVQKINEHGRRADALIQGMLQHARRSPGPREPVDFNALVAESVALGQGGMRGEPLTVHLEAEYDPAAGRLELSRAEVGRVIINVVDNALYAMRQKRQAQGATYVPVLKVRTLARQEHVEVRLRDNGPGIPLESAARIFDPFFTTKPPGQGTGLGLSLSHDIIVQGHQGTFRMETVPGEFTEFVITLPRRGGRSSMERGSGTR encoded by the coding sequence ATGCTCGTCTACAACCCAGGGCAGCCGGATGAGCTGTCCTTCCCGCTGGGGGACGCGCCCATCACCATTGGCCGCGCGGATGACCAGGGCATCTGCATCCCCCACCGCAGCCTGTCGCGCCAGCACGCCCGCATCGAGCCGGCCGACGGGCGCTTCTTCGTCACCGACCTGCAGAGCAAGAACGGCACCTTCGTCAACGGCGTGCAGATCCGCCGCAAGGAGCTGCGCCCCGGCGACACGCTGACGCTGGGCGAGCTCGTCTTCCTGCTCACGCACGAACCCCCGCCTTCCACGGTCCCGGGCCAGGCCGGCGCGGCGGCCGGCGCGTCCGACGAGCCCCGTCCCCAGCTCACGCGCGCGCTCACCCGCGTGCCGCTGAAGACGCTGGTGCAGGCGGTGTCCGACCCGGAGCGCTCCGCGGCGGAGGCCGCCAGCGCGGCCACGCGCGCCCGGGAGCGGATGCGCATCCTCCAGGAGGTGGCGAAGCTGCTGTCCGTCACGGACGACCTGGAGGCGCTGCCCGGCAAGGTGCTGGACCTGGCGTTCCAGATCCTCCGCGTGGACCGGGGCGTCATCCTGCTCATGGACGAGGGCACCGGGAAGCTGGAGCCGCGCGTGACGAAGACGGCCGAGGGCGCGGCCGTGCGCGGGCCCATCTACAGCCAGAACATCGTGGACTTCGTGCTGCGCAAGAGCGTGGCGGCCCTCTTCTCCGACGCGGTGAACGACCCGCGCCTGGGCGCCGCGGAGTCCGTCATCTTCAGCTCGATCCGCGCCTCCATGTGCGTGCCGCTCAAGCCCCGCGACGAGGTGCTGGGCGTGCTGTACGTGGACAACGTCTCCACGCCCAAGAGCTTCTCCGAGGACGACCTGGACTTCCTCGTCGCGTTCGCGGGACAGGCGGCGCTCGCGCTGGAGAACGCCCGGCTCTACCGCCGCATCGAGCAGGAGACGGTGCAGCGCATGCAGCTCATCATGGACGCGAAGCTGGCCTCGCTCGCGGCCATGGTGGGCGGCATGGCGCACGAGCTGCGCAACCCGCTCAACTTCATCAGCAACTTCGCCGGCCTGTCCGTGGGCCTCACGGAGGACCTGGCCGCGGTGATGGAGCCGCAGCGCGACCGGCTGACGCCGGACTCCGTGCGCGACGTGGACGAGGCGCTCGCGTGCCTGCGCACCAACGTCCAGAAGATCAACGAGCACGGCCGCCGCGCGGACGCGCTCATCCAGGGCATGCTCCAGCACGCGCGCCGCTCGCCCGGCCCTCGCGAGCCGGTGGACTTCAACGCCCTGGTCGCGGAGAGCGTCGCGCTGGGACAGGGCGGCATGCGGGGCGAGCCCCTGACCGTCCACCTGGAGGCCGAGTACGATCCGGCCGCGGGCCGGCTGGAGCTCAGCCGCGCGGAGGTGGGCCGCGTCATCATCAACGTCGTGGACAACGCGCTCTACGCCATGCGTCAGAAGCGCCAGGCCCAGGGCGCCACGTACGTGCCGGTGCTCAAGGTTCGCACCCTCGCGCGTCAGGAGCACGTGGAGGTCCGGCTGCGCGACAACGGGCCGGGCATCCCCTTGGAGAGTGCGGCGAGAATCTTCGACCCCTTCTTCACCACGAAGCCACCGGGGCAGGGGACGGGGCTGGGGTTGTCACTCAGCCATGACATCATCGTGCAGGGCCACCAGGGCACCTTCCGCATGGAGACGGTGCCGGGTGAGTTCACGGAGTTCGTCATCACCCTGCCCAGGCGGGGGGGACGGTCATCAATGGAGCGAGGCTCGGGAACGCGATGA